A window from Telopea speciosissima isolate NSW1024214 ecotype Mountain lineage chromosome 8, Tspe_v1, whole genome shotgun sequence encodes these proteins:
- the LOC122671426 gene encoding homeobox-leucine zipper protein GLABRA 2 has product MGLDMSNNHPTSRTKDFFASPALSLTLAGVFRDAGTPAGARSPEVEEGDEESGGGGGGRDEMVEISSENTGPGRSDEDGDADGVHDDDGDDDKDNKKKKKRKKYHRHTAEQIREMESLFKESPHPDEKQRQQLSKQLGLAPRQVKFWFQNRRTQIKAVQERHENSLLKSEIDKLREENQAMRETIKKACCPNCGFATSNRDASMTTEEQQLRVENARLKAEVEKLRATIGKYPPGTASPSTSCSAGNDQENRSSLDYYTGIFGLDKTRILELVNQATEEVTKMATAGEPLWIRSVESGREILNYDEYVRAFSVESPSNGRVRRSIEASRETGVVFLDLPRLVQAFMDVNQWKEMFPCMISKAATVDVICSGEGVNRNGAVQLMFAELQMLTPMVPTREVYFIRYCKQLSAERWAIVDVSIDKVEENMDASLVKCRKCPSGCIIEDKTNGHCKVIWVEHIECQKSTVHTMFRSIVNSGLAFGAKHWIATLQLQCERLVFFMATNVPTKDSIGVATLAGRKSILKLAQRMTCSFCRALGASSFHTWTKISTKGGDDIRVASRKNLNDPAEPLGVILCAVSSVCLPVAPHVLFDFLRDESKRNEWDIMSTGGPAQLIANLAKGQDRGNVVNIQAMKSKENSMWILQDSCTNAFESMVVYAPVDISGMQSVITGCDSSNLAILSSGFSILPDGLETRPLVITSKPEEKTMEGGSLLTIAFQILANSSPTAKLTMESVETVNTLISCTLQNIKTSLECEDG; this is encoded by the exons ATGGGTCTGGACATGTCGAACAACCATCCCACTTCCCGTACCAAAGATTTCTTTGCTTCTCCtgctctttctctcactctt GCTGGTGTATTCCGAGATGCCGGGACACCTGCCGGAGCGAGGAGCCCGGAGGTGGAGGAAGGAGATGAAGAGAGCGGCGGCGGCGGTGGAGGTCGAGATGAGATGGTGGAGATTAGCAGTGAGAATACTGGTCCTGGAAGATCTGATGAAGATGGAGATGCAGATGGAGtacatgatgatgatggtgatgatgataaggacaacaagaagaagaagaagaggaagaaatatcATAGGCACACAGCTGAACAAATTAGAGAAATGGAATC TCTTTTTAAAGAGTCACCCCATCCAGATGAGAAGCAAAGGCAGCAACTAAGCAAGCAATTAGGTCTTGCTCCTAGGCAAGTCAAATTCTGGTTTCAAAATCGTCGAACACAAATCAAG GCTGTCCAGGAGCGACATGAGAACTCTTTACTGAAATCTGAGATAGATAAACTCAGGGAAGAAAATCAAGCCATGAGGGAGACCATTAAGAAGGCCTGCTGTCCTAATTGTGGTTTCGCTACCTCTAATAGAGAtgcatcaatgaccaccgaggaACAACAATTACGGGTTGAAAATGCAAGACTCAAAGCAGAG GTAGAGAAGCTGCGAGCAACCATTGGAAAATATCCACCAGGGACAGCATCACCCAGCACCTCTTGTTCTGCAGGAAATGACCAAGAGAACAGAAGTTCCTTAGACTATTACACAGGAATTTTTGGGCTTGACAAGACAAGAATTTTAGAGCTAGTGAACCAAGCAACGGAAGAGGTTACTAAAATGGCCACTGCAGGGGAACCATTATGGATCAGGAGTGTTGAGAGTGGACGTGAGATACTTAACTATGATGAATACGTTCGCGCCTTCTCAGTTGAGAGTCCAAGTAATGGACGGGTCAGGAGATCGATTGAAGCCTCAAGAGAGACCGGTGTCGTCTTTTTAGATCTCCCTCGGCTTGTCCAAGCTTTCATGGATGTG AACCAATGGAAAGAAATGTTTCCTTGCATGATCTCCAAGGCAGCTACCGTTGATGTTATTTGCAGTGGTGAAGGTGTCAACAGAAATGGTGCTGTACAACTG ATGTTCGCGGAGCTGCAAATGCTCACACCCATGGTGCCTACAAGAGAGGTGTATTTTATCAGGTATTGCAAACAATTAAGTGCTGAGAGATGGGCAATAGTTGATGTATCCATTGACAAAGTCGAAGAAAATATGGACGCGTCCCTTGTAAAATGTCGAAAATGCCCATCTGGTTGCATCATTGAGGACAAAACCAACGGTCACTGCAAG GTGATATGGGTGGAGCACATAGAATGTCAAAAGAGTACAGTACACACCATGTTTCGTTCCATTGTTAATAGTGGCTTGGCATTTGGTGCTAAGCATTGGATAGCAACTCTGCAACTTCAATGTGAAAGGCTTGTTTTCTTCATGGCAACTAATGTTCCCACAAAGGATTCAATTGGTGTTGCCACTCTAGCAGGGAGGAAAAGCATTCTAAAGTTGGCACAAAGAATGACATGCAGCTTTTGTCGTGCATTGGGTGCTTCTAGTTTCCACACATGGACTAAAATCTCAACAAAGGGAGGAGATGACATAAGAGTAGCTTCAAGGAAGAATTTGAATGACCCAGCAGAACCTCTAGGGGTGATCTTGTGTGCAGTTTCTTCTGTATGTTTGCCTGTTGCTCCTCATGTCCTATTTGATTTCTTAAGAGATGAAAGTAAACGGAACGAG TGGGACATCATGTCAACTGGTGGTCCAGCTCAATTAATAGCAAACTTAGCCAAAGGACAGGACCGCGGTAACGTCGTGAACATCCAA GCAATGAAATCAAAAGAGAATAGCATGTGGATACTTCAAGATAGTTGCACAAATGCTTTTGAATCAATGGTTGTCTATGCTCCTGTGGACATTTCAGGCATGCAATCAGTGATTACAGGATGTGATTCTAGCAATCTTGCTATACTGTCTTCAGGTTTTTCAATTCTTCCAGATGGGCTTGAGACAAGGCCTTTAGTGATCACTTCTAAACCAGAGGAGAAAACAATGGAAGGAGGTTCCTTGCTCACTATAGCTTTTCAAATTCTAGCTAATAGCTCTCCTACAGCCAAACTAACTATGGAGTCAGTAGAAACTGTTAATACTCTTATTTCATGTACATTGCAGAATATTAAGACAAGCTTGGAGTGTGAAGATGGATAG